A genomic stretch from Theobroma cacao cultivar B97-61/B2 chromosome 4, Criollo_cocoa_genome_V2, whole genome shotgun sequence includes:
- the LOC108661607 gene encoding uncharacterized protein LOC108661607 yields the protein MYCALAWTAQRLRQYILYHTTWLVAKLDPIKYIFEKPFLSRRIARWQVLLSEYDIVYVSQKSIKGSVIVEFLADRADEDYESVSFDFPDKDLMTVLHIEKDSPNELNSWKMYFDGASNALGHGIGAVLISPSGKYYPAAARFNFNCKNNITEYEALGNGITSSNQDESRRDRELSKQFKEISFNHLPREENQITDALATLAAMFKIKEAADVRPFDLEVREVFTHYLNVEEEVDGKPWYHDIMQYIKHQVYPENALDNDKRTLRRLATGFFLSKEVLYKKSQDQILLRCVDATEANKIMEEVHEGTCGAHANGHMLARQIMRAGYYWLTLESDCINFVRRCHKCQIYADRIHAPPAPLHVFTAPWPFSMWGMDVIRLITP from the exons ATGTATTGTGCGTTAGCATGGACAGCCCAGAGGCTCCGACAATATATATTGTATCACACAACATGGTTGGTGGCAAAATTAGATCCCatcaagtatatttttgaaaaacccTTCCTGTCTAGGAGAATAGCTCGATGGCAAGTGCTATTGTCTGAgtatgatattgtgtatgtgtcccaaaaatcaatcaaagggAGCGTCATTGTTGAATTCCTTGCAGATCGAGCTGATGAAGATTATGAATCTGTAAGTTTTGATTTTCCAGATAAAGATTTGATGACCGTTTTGCACATAGAAAAGGACAGTCCCAATGAACTTAATTCATGGAAGATGTATTTTGATGGAGCATCTAATGCTTTAGGGCATGGAATTGGGGCAGTGTTGATTTCTCCAAGTGGAAAGTACTATCCAGCTGCGGCGagattcaatttcaattgtAAGAATAATATAACGGAATATGAGGCGTTGGGTAATGGGATTACAAGTAGCAATCAAGATGAAAGTCGGCGCGATAGAG AATTAAGCAAACAGTTCAAGGAAATCAGCTTCAACCATTTGCCTCGAGAAGAAAATCAGATTACTGATGCTTTGGCCACTCTCGCAGcaatgttcaaaataaaagaagcgGCTGATGTACGCCCTTTTGATTTAGAAGTCCGTGAAGTCTTCACACACTACTTGAACGTTGAAGAAGAGGTTGATGGTAAGCCGTGGTATCATGATATCATGCAATACATTAAGCACCAGGTATATCCGGAGAATGCCTTGGACAATGACAAGCGGACCCTTAGAAGATTAGCAACGGGTTTCTTCTTGAGCAAAGAAGTGCTATACAAAAAAAGTCAGGATCAAATACTTTTGAGATGTGTGGATGCTACTGAGGCCAACAAAATAATGGAAGAAGTCCACGAAGGAACTTGTGGAGCTCACGCTAATGGACATATGTTGGCCAGACAAATTATGAGAGCTGGATATTATTGGTTGACATTGGAATCAGATTGCATAAACTTCGTTCGAAGGTGCCACAAGTGTCAGATTTATGCAGATAGGATCCATGCTCCACCAGCCCCATTGCACGTTTTCACGGCCCCTTGGCCATTTTCAATGTGGGGAATGGATGTGATTAGGCTTATTACGCCATAA